From Coffea arabica cultivar ET-39 chromosome 10e, Coffea Arabica ET-39 HiFi, whole genome shotgun sequence, one genomic window encodes:
- the LOC113711723 gene encoding alcohol acyltransferase 9-like — protein sequence MLRSPELPDCFYSCKPVLITPSSRTPQHSLYLSNLDDQNFLRFSIKYLYLFRKSVNTDCLKVALSRLLVYYYPLAGRLKKSPENDHKLEVECNGEGAVFAEGFMDLTADEFAEIFQKPNRTFRKLLYKVEAPSFLDIPPLVVQVTNLRRGGMILCTAINHGLCDGVGTSQFLHAWAHLVTRPNSDLPLTPSHFRHVLKPRNPAQVTFPHPTFTESKPDNPISRLDPNIYQYLESQPLVPASITFNPSEILNLRRQCMPSLKCTAFEVLASHTWRCWVKALGLPSSNKVKLLFSVNIRKTLNYEIPQGFYGNAFVLGCAEATAQELVDDNLHGGVKLVQHAKSILTGEYVKSMIDHLEDKTLKTDLSCSLVISQWSKLGLEDLDFGEGKALQMGPLTSDIYCLFLPVIGECDAIRVLVSMPESVVDKFEHYMTKFSSHDSERNGPDANGLDNGFRAN from the exons ATGCTAAGATCTCCAGAACTTCCAGATTGTTTTTATTCATGCAAGCCTGTGTTAATCACCCCCTCTAGCCGAACACCTCAGCACTCTCTATATCTTTCAAATCTTGATGATCAAAATTTCCTCAGATTTTCGATCAAGTATCTTTATCTATTCAGGAAGTCTGTAAACACTGATTGCCTTAAAGTTGCTCTCTCCAGACTTCTTGTATATTACTATCCATTAGCTGGGAGGTTAAAGAAAAGCCCGGAGAATGATCATAAACTTGAAGTTGAGTGCAATGGAGAAGGTGCAGTGTTTGCTGAAGGTTTTATGGATTTGACTGCTGATGAGtttgctgaaattttccaaaagCCAAACAGGACTTTTAGGAAACTCTTGTACAAGGTCGAAGCTCCAAGTTTCTTGGATATACCTCCTCTAGTAGTTCAG GTCACCAACCTCCGTCGCGGAGGAATGATTCTCTGCACTGCGATCAATCACGGTCTCTGTGATGGCGTTGGCACGTCCCAGTTCCTGCATGCTTGGGCCCACCTGGTCACGAGACCTAACAGTGATCTACCACTCACCCCTTCCCACTTCCGTCACGTGCTGAAACCCCGAAATCCTGCACAAGTTACTTTCCCTCACCCCACATTCACCGAATCAAAACCCGACAACCCCATTTCTCGATTGGACCCCAACATTTACCAATATTTAGAATCTCAACCCCTTGTTCCCGCATCCATAACTTTTAACCCCTCCGAAATTCTTAACCTCAGGAGGCAATGCATGCCCTCGCTAAAATGCACCGCCTTTGAGGTCTTGGCATCCCACACGTGGCGATGTTGGGTTAAAGCGCTCGGCTTGCCATCCTCAAATAAAGTGAAGCTTCTTTTTTCGGTGAATATCAGAAAAACATTAAACTACGAAATCCCGCAGGGCTTTTATGGGAATGCATTCGTGCTAGGATGCGCCGAGGCCACGGCCCAGGAATTGGTGGACGACAACCTGCATGGTGGGGTGAAATTGGTGCAACATGCAAAATCGATTTTAACCGGGGAATATGTGAAGTCTATGATCGATCATTTGGAGGACAAGACGTTGAAGACGGACCTTTCTTGCAGCTTGGTAATTTCCCAGTGGTCAAAATTAGGATTAGAGGACTTGGATTTTGGGGAAGGAAAGGCTTTGCAAATGGGCCCTCTAACAAGTGATATTTACTGCTTGTTCTTACCGGTTATCGGAGAATGTGATGCTATTAGAGTTCTTGTGTCGATGCCGGAAAGCGTGGTGGATAAGTTTGAGCATTACATGACCAAGTTTTCTTCACATGATAGTGAacgaaatggaccagatgcaaATGGTCTCGACAATGGATTCCGAgctaattga
- the LOC113712453 gene encoding cyclin-T1-3: protein MAGKLPGDPSYHERARNSAINPVQEEPVCFTGKWYFTREEIEDNSPSRRDGISHKEESHSRKLYCSYLQELGMELKVPQVTIATSMLFCHRFYMRQSHAKNYWQTIATASMFLASKAEETPRWLSDLVVVAYKLANKWDPFAPQRIRQRDIYDKQKETVVLGERLLLATLAFDLNVEHPYKPLVAAVKKLDIPHKELVKVAWNFVNDWLRTTLCLQYKPHYIAAGSLFLAAKLQKVKLPTTKGNVWWLQFDVSPKQLEVVIQQMFRLLDQNQKQVLPSAVSNKTVSKSTSGKATLSSPESCISNGSIAAQDPNNRSLLDTDGASTDAHSTRYQAQPCNGVHNNAKETEGCQISDCGSANSIVEDGGDELKMGQIEQNSGSKGAAYDASYNKMDVHRIRERLKKRRLDRGTEKKSDIQADLEVGNEAWIEKELESGVEKLSASPEKRKRC from the exons ATGGCAGGGAAACTGCCAGGGGATCCTTCTTATCATGAAAGGGCAAGAAATTCAGCTATAAATCCCGTGCAAGAGGAGCCTGTGTGTTTCACTGGCAAATGGTACTTCACTAGAGAAGAAATAGAAGACAATTCTCCATCGAGGAGGGATGGGATCTCCCACAAAGAGGAGTCGCATTCACGGAAGTTGTACTGTTCCTATCTACAAGAGCTTGGCATGGAGCTCAAAGT GCCCCAGGTGACCATTGCAACTTCAATGCTGTTTTGTCATCGGTTTTATATGCGTCAGTCTCATGCAAAGAATTATTGGCAG ACTATTGCTACTGCTAGCATGTTCCTTGCCAGCAAAGCTGAAGAGACGCCTCGCTGGCTGAGTGATCTTGTTGTTGTGGCTTATAAGTTAGCAAATAAATGGGATCCTTTTGCTCCGCAAAGAATTAGGCAGAGG GATATTTATGATAAGCAGAAAGAAACAGTTGTACTTGGAGAAAGGCTTCTGCTGGCTACACTAGCTTTTGATCTCAATGTTGAACACCCATACAAGCCACTTGTTGCAGCTGTAAAGAAGTTGGATATCCCACATAAGGAATTGGTAAAAGTGgcatggaattttgtgaatgATTG GCTTCGTACAACATTGTGTTTGCAGTACAAGCCACACTATATTGCGGCTGGTTCTTTATTTCTTGCTGCAAAACTTCAAAAGGTGAAGCTGCCCACAACAAAAGGAAATGTGTGGTGGCTGCAATTTGATGTTTCACCAAAACAATTAGAAG TTGTCATTCAGCAGATGTTTAGATTGCTGGATCAGAACCAGAAACAGGTATTGCCATCAGCAGTAAGTAACAAAACCGTATCCAAATCTACAAGTGGAAAGGCAACACTTAGTAGCCCAGAATCATGTATATCAAATGGTTCTATTGCTGCTCAAGATCCCAACAATCGATCGTTGTTGGACACTGATGGAGCTTCAACAGATGCTCATTCAACACGCTATCAAGCACAGCCATGCAATGGTGTCCATAATAATGCCAAGGAAACAGAAGGTTGCCAGATAAGTGATTGTGGTAGCGCAAACAGCATTGTTGAGGATGGTGGTGATGAGCTGAAAATGGGACAAATTGAACAGAACTCGGGTTCCAAGGGTGCTGCATATGATGCTAGCTACAACAAAATGGATGTACATCGAATTAGAGAGAGATTAAAGAAGAGGAGATTGGACAGGGGAACAGAAAAGAAGTCAGACATACAGGCTGATTTAGAAGTAGGCAATGAGGCTTGGATAGAGAAAGAGCTTGAAAGCGGAGTAGAGAAGTTATCTGCCTCTCCGGAGAAGCGAAAAAGGTGCTGA